Proteins encoded within one genomic window of Kibdelosporangium phytohabitans:
- a CDS encoding helix-turn-helix domain-containing protein produces MSFGRLLREFRQRRDISQSDLARQVYVSQSTISRFGSGRQKPDQAC; encoded by the coding sequence ATGTCGTTCGGCCGGCTCTTGCGCGAGTTCCGCCAGCGCCGCGACATCAGCCAAAGCGACCTGGCCAGGCAGGTGTACGTCTCGCAGTCGACCATCTCCCGGTTCGGGAGCGGCAGGCAGAAACCCGACCAGGCTTGCTAA
- the kynU gene encoding kynureninase, producing the protein MGHPPRRTAEELDAADPLAWARDRFVVTDPDLVYLDGNSLGRLPAATPDFVDAVVRNQWGTGLVRTWHTWIDWAASLGDRLAEHVLGARPGEVVLSDSTSVNLYKLAAAVLAATPDRRTIVVDAGDFPTDRYIVQGLAAERGLTVRALASDIDTGLSLNSVAAAVDDDVALVVLSHASYRSGALNDMAAVNSLARKAGAVVLWDLSHTAGVLPVHLNASGADLAIGCTYKYLNSGPGAPAFLYARADLHPALRQPIWGWFGQRDQFRMGPDYDPAGGIGRFLVGTPPVLSLAAVDPALSVIEEAGVARIRDKSVRLGEFVLDLVPPGMRVASPVASDRRGGHVTLEHPDAWRICRALAGAGVICDYREPDRLRVGPAPLYTRFVDVWDAMDRLRDLLASRSYEQLDDAPGRVT; encoded by the coding sequence GTGGGACACCCGCCACGCCGGACCGCCGAGGAACTGGACGCCGCCGACCCGCTGGCGTGGGCGCGTGACCGGTTCGTCGTCACAGACCCGGACCTGGTCTACCTCGACGGCAACTCGCTCGGCCGGTTGCCCGCGGCCACACCGGATTTCGTCGACGCGGTGGTGCGCAACCAGTGGGGCACAGGACTTGTCCGGACATGGCACACCTGGATCGACTGGGCGGCAAGCCTCGGCGACCGGCTCGCCGAACACGTCCTCGGCGCACGCCCGGGCGAAGTCGTGCTCTCCGACTCGACGTCGGTGAACCTGTACAAGCTGGCCGCTGCCGTGCTCGCAGCCACACCGGACCGGCGCACGATCGTAGTCGACGCCGGGGACTTCCCGACCGACCGCTACATCGTGCAGGGACTCGCCGCCGAACGCGGCCTGACCGTACGAGCGCTGGCGTCCGATATCGACACAGGTCTCAGTCTGAACAGTGTGGCGGCCGCAGTGGACGACGACGTCGCGCTCGTCGTGCTGTCGCACGCGTCATACCGTTCGGGCGCACTGAACGACATGGCCGCCGTGAACTCGTTGGCCAGGAAGGCGGGCGCGGTCGTGCTGTGGGATCTCTCCCACACCGCGGGTGTACTTCCCGTTCATCTCAACGCCTCCGGCGCGGACCTGGCGATCGGGTGCACGTACAAATATCTCAACAGCGGGCCGGGGGCACCGGCGTTCCTGTACGCGCGTGCGGACCTCCACCCGGCGCTGCGGCAACCGATCTGGGGCTGGTTCGGCCAGCGCGACCAGTTCCGGATGGGGCCGGACTACGACCCCGCGGGCGGGATCGGCCGTTTCCTGGTCGGCACCCCACCCGTCCTGTCCCTGGCCGCGGTGGACCCGGCGTTGTCGGTGATCGAGGAAGCGGGGGTGGCGCGGATCCGGGACAAGAGCGTGCGGCTGGGGGAGTTCGTGCTCGACCTGGTGCCGCCGGGCATGCGGGTCGCCTCCCCGGTGGCGTCGGACCGGCGCGGCGGGCACGTGACCCTGGAGCACCCGGACGCCTGGCGGATCTGCCGCGCGCTCGCCGGAGCCGGAGTGATCTGCGACTACCGGGAACCTGACCGGCTGCGCGTCGGCCCCGCACCGCTGTACACGAGGTTCGTCGACGTCTGGGACGCGATGGACCGGCTGCGCGACCTGCTCGCGAGCCGATCCTACGAACAGCTGGACGACGCGCCCGGCCGGGTGACCTGA
- a CDS encoding helix-turn-helix domain-containing protein → MRPGTWAERLHVSERTPQRRFRDETGAGLAEWRRRACVLHAVRLLSTGRPVAEVAADVGYASPGAFSTMFQQLVGAPPREFLNAGRPA, encoded by the coding sequence GTGCGGCCGGGAACATGGGCCGAGCGGCTGCACGTCAGCGAACGGACCCCGCAGCGGCGCTTCCGCGATGAGACCGGTGCCGGCTTGGCCGAGTGGCGGCGGCGGGCGTGCGTACTGCATGCCGTGCGGCTGCTGTCGACGGGCAGGCCCGTCGCCGAGGTCGCCGCCGATGTCGGCTACGCCAGTCCCGGCGCGTTCAGCACGATGTTCCAGCAGCTCGTCGGCGCCCCACCACGAGAGTTCCTCAACGCCGGGCGCCCGGCGTGA
- a CDS encoding AraC family ligand binding domain-containing protein encodes MPRRYPAVAWPTSAETTCSSEFPPATLADVRNVHIDRVDSLDRDVVAIGTDYPPGHLAPPQRHRRAQVLYGVSGSMRVETSDGTWTVPPHCAVLIPAGALHAVELGGVSMRSLYTEPRRTPCRRAAGNMGRAAARQRTDPAAALPR; translated from the coding sequence GTGCCTCGACGTTACCCAGCGGTGGCGTGGCCGACATCCGCAGAGACGACGTGTTCTTCCGAGTTTCCGCCAGCTACACTCGCCGATGTGCGCAATGTCCACATCGACCGGGTGGACTCCCTCGACCGGGATGTCGTGGCGATCGGCACCGACTACCCACCGGGCCATCTGGCACCGCCGCAACGACATCGCCGGGCCCAGGTGCTCTACGGCGTCAGCGGTTCGATGCGGGTCGAAACGTCCGACGGGACGTGGACGGTTCCGCCACACTGTGCCGTGCTGATCCCCGCAGGCGCGCTGCACGCCGTGGAGCTGGGCGGCGTGAGCATGCGGAGCTTGTACACCGAGCCTCGTCGCACCCCGTGTCGACGTGCGGCCGGGAACATGGGCCGAGCGGCTGCACGTCAGCGAACGGACCCCGCAGCGGCGCTTCCGCGATGA